A section of the Actinomycetota bacterium genome encodes:
- a CDS encoding YggT family protein, whose translation MSWFRPTGTMWEIYHVLGKVCEPYLGLFRRFVPSMGGLDFSPMIALLVLSYGGSMIARLLAGLGV comes from the coding sequence ATGTCGTGGTTCCGCCCGACGGGGACGATGTGGGAGATCTACCACGTGCTCGGCAAGGTGTGCGAGCCGTACCTCGGCCTGTTCCGGCGCTTCGTCCCGTCGATGGGCGGACTCGACTTCTCGCCGATGATCGCTCTGCTGGTGCTGTCCTACGGCGGGAGCATGATCGCGCGGCTGCTCGCCGGGCTCGGTGTCTGA